Proteins from a genomic interval of Flammeovirgaceae bacterium SG7u.111:
- a CDS encoding 3-hydroxyacyl-CoA dehydrogenase NAD-binding domain-containing protein: MKKIAVIGAGTMGNGLAHVFAQNGFAVNLVDVSEKALEKAIGTIDKNLARQVKKELISEVDKEASLQRISTIQSIEKGVGDVVFVVEAATENKGLKLEIFKQLDAFAPKDTILASNTSSISITSIAAVTSRPEKVIGMHFMNPVPVMKLVEVISGYLTSEATLATTIELSEKLGKVPLSANDYPGFVANRILMPMINEAIHSLYTGVATVEAIDGIMKLGMAHPMGPLQLADFIGLDVCLSIMNVLHEGLGESKYAPCPLLVNMVNAGCLGAKSGEGFYVWEKGSKELTVSKQFV, encoded by the coding sequence ATGAAAAAAATAGCAGTAATAGGAGCTGGGACTATGGGCAACGGCTTAGCCCATGTTTTTGCACAAAACGGATTTGCCGTAAACTTGGTGGATGTTTCGGAAAAAGCGTTGGAAAAGGCGATAGGTACCATCGATAAAAACTTGGCGCGACAGGTTAAAAAAGAACTTATTTCCGAAGTAGATAAAGAAGCATCGCTTCAGCGGATTTCTACTATCCAAAGCATAGAAAAAGGAGTGGGGGATGTAGTGTTTGTAGTAGAAGCGGCGACGGAAAACAAAGGACTCAAACTGGAGATTTTTAAACAGCTGGATGCTTTTGCCCCCAAAGACACCATTTTAGCAAGTAACACTTCCTCTATTTCCATCACTTCTATAGCGGCAGTCACATCTCGCCCCGAAAAGGTGATTGGCATGCATTTTATGAATCCTGTTCCAGTGATGAAACTTGTTGAGGTGATCTCGGGCTACCTTACATCTGAAGCAACCTTGGCAACTACAATTGAGTTGAGCGAGAAACTCGGCAAAGTCCCTCTTTCGGCAAACGATTACCCTGGCTTTGTAGCCAATCGGATTTTGATGCCTATGATCAATGAAGCCATCCATTCGCTTTATACAGGAGTAGCTACTGTAGAGGCAATTGATGGAATTATGAAACTTGGAATGGCTCACCCCATGGGACCCTTGCAGTTGGCCGATTTTATAGGTTTGGATGTATGCCTGTCCATCATGAATGTGTTGCACGAAGGCTTGGGAGAAAGTAAATATGCACCTTGCCCACTGTTGGTTAACATGGTGAATGCAGGTTGCTTGGGAGCAAAGTCTGGAGAAGGTTTTTATGTGTGGGAAAAAGGTAGTAAAGAGTTGACGGTAAGCAAGCAATTTGTGTAA
- a CDS encoding TonB-dependent receptor translates to MKKKELLIGVMLTLYPLLFSGALFAQSSITGTVISGEDSQPLPGVSVVIKGTSTGTITDIDGKYKLDAAQGSTLVFSYIGFLSEEIELGSQNIVDITLILDLKQLEEVIVVGYGTQDKRDVTAAIGSIDSEQINKIPVANGVQAMQGQVAGVDIQSGGGRPGSGPSVRIRGRRSITASNNPLYVIDGIPQASTSSSALNDINPQDIASMEVLKDAAATAIYGSRGANGVILITTKRGKSGKTQVSYNGYYGVTDIMNKVDMMNGEEFADMKRESRRDGYNGAIPADDAVFDDPIELESIAQGRSTDYQDLVFSQGYQTSHQVSVMGGSDKTQFNMSVGYFDEQGIYSNMDYNRITGRVNLDHKISNIFKAGISFLAVQSLQNYGSNATLGEALSNNPLGVPYDEDGNLRFLPTNDGIRTNPLNELVENAFIDERTVGRIFAPIYLEATITEGLKYRANFGPDIIYKRNGGFRGSLTNANRGGPASADIQNEKETNLLLENLITYDKKIGDKHELKFTFLQSIQSQRYEKHRTEVSNLPYESQLFYNIGSAEVKGNLESRLEEWQLASFMGRVNYDLAGKYLFQATLRADASSRLAEGNKWQYFPGFSAGWRVIDEAFMEGIGFLSELKLRASYGWVGNTSIDPYKTWGNLARTTYAWDESPAFGYRLNEIPNSELTWEVTKTLNVGFDYGLLDGRLSGSFEWYKSNTDDILLNRNLPTTSGYGQVLQNIGKTETTGIEFNIGAIVLDKPNGLNWDINFNISTYNEKIVDIGLYDENGNPKDDVGNKWFIGQPIKVHYDYQKAGIWQLGEETLANEMENKVPGEIKRADLSGPDGVPDGEITSDDRVILGTDIPDYLGGITNNFSYKGFDLSVFFYFRMGQMINSNFHRGFNSLFARYNNLDVDYWTVDNPTNAYPRPNENQESPRDSDTMRYFDGSFVKLRNITMGYNFPTSFANKLKMSSLRVYASAQNPWFWSNYETYDPEINDNDDNNNINDISSDNVPTSRLILLGLNVKF, encoded by the coding sequence ATGAAAAAGAAAGAACTACTCATTGGAGTAATGCTAACCCTCTACCCCCTGTTATTTAGTGGGGCATTGTTTGCCCAAAGCTCCATAACAGGTACCGTCATCTCTGGGGAAGACAGCCAGCCCCTCCCCGGTGTATCGGTTGTCATAAAAGGGACTAGCACAGGTACAATCACTGATATTGATGGAAAGTATAAATTGGATGCCGCTCAAGGCAGCACTTTAGTATTTAGTTATATTGGTTTTCTTAGCGAAGAGATAGAATTAGGAAGTCAAAACATAGTAGACATAACATTAATACTTGACCTAAAACAACTGGAAGAAGTCATTGTTGTTGGATACGGTACTCAAGACAAAAGAGATGTAACCGCTGCTATTGGCTCAATAGACTCTGAACAAATCAATAAAATCCCGGTTGCCAATGGCGTCCAAGCCATGCAAGGCCAAGTAGCTGGTGTTGATATTCAATCTGGTGGTGGTCGCCCAGGGTCAGGTCCCTCTGTAAGGATAAGAGGGCGTAGGTCTATTACCGCTTCTAACAACCCATTATATGTTATTGATGGTATTCCACAAGCCAGCACCAGTAGCTCTGCATTGAACGACATCAACCCTCAAGATATCGCTTCTATGGAAGTATTGAAAGATGCTGCCGCTACAGCTATTTATGGTTCTAGGGGTGCTAACGGTGTTATCTTGATAACTACCAAAAGAGGGAAATCAGGCAAAACTCAGGTTTCTTATAATGGGTATTATGGCGTAACGGACATCATGAACAAAGTAGATATGATGAACGGTGAAGAGTTTGCCGATATGAAAAGGGAATCCAGAAGGGATGGGTATAATGGCGCCATCCCTGCAGATGACGCAGTATTTGATGACCCTATAGAACTAGAATCAATTGCACAAGGCAGGTCAACAGATTACCAAGATTTGGTATTCTCGCAAGGTTACCAAACCAGCCACCAAGTGTCAGTTATGGGCGGTAGTGACAAAACCCAATTCAACATGTCGGTGGGCTATTTTGATGAACAAGGCATCTACTCTAACATGGACTATAATAGAATTACTGGCAGAGTAAACCTAGACCATAAAATCAGCAATATATTCAAAGCCGGTATTTCATTTTTAGCCGTGCAGTCACTGCAAAATTATGGTTCAAACGCAACACTGGGCGAAGCTCTCTCTAACAATCCACTTGGTGTTCCTTATGATGAAGATGGAAACCTTCGCTTTTTACCAACCAATGATGGTATCCGTACTAATCCATTGAACGAACTGGTAGAAAATGCATTTATAGATGAACGAACAGTAGGCCGTATATTTGCTCCTATCTACTTAGAAGCCACTATTACAGAAGGCTTGAAATACAGAGCCAACTTTGGTCCTGACATCATTTATAAGAGAAATGGAGGCTTTAGAGGCAGCCTTACCAATGCTAACCGTGGCGGACCTGCGAGTGCAGATATCCAAAACGAAAAAGAGACCAACCTACTTTTGGAAAACTTGATAACCTATGACAAAAAAATAGGAGATAAACATGAGCTTAAATTCACTTTCCTCCAAAGCATCCAGTCTCAACGCTACGAAAAACACCGAACCGAAGTATCGAACCTTCCTTACGAATCACAACTTTTCTATAACATTGGAAGCGCAGAAGTAAAAGGCAACTTGGAAAGCCGATTAGAAGAATGGCAACTGGCTTCTTTCATGGGGAGAGTTAATTATGACCTTGCAGGAAAATACCTTTTCCAAGCTACACTACGTGCCGATGCGTCTTCTAGGCTAGCCGAAGGCAACAAGTGGCAATACTTCCCTGGCTTCTCAGCAGGGTGGAGAGTAATTGATGAGGCATTTATGGAAGGTATAGGCTTTTTGAGCGAATTGAAACTGAGAGCTTCTTATGGCTGGGTTGGTAATACCTCAATAGATCCGTACAAAACATGGGGTAACTTAGCACGAACTACCTACGCTTGGGATGAAAGCCCGGCTTTTGGCTACAGGCTCAATGAAATACCAAACTCAGAACTTACATGGGAAGTAACCAAAACATTGAACGTAGGCTTTGATTATGGACTCTTGGACGGAAGGCTTTCTGGGTCTTTTGAATGGTACAAATCAAATACAGATGATATTCTATTGAACAGGAATTTGCCAACTACATCTGGTTATGGGCAAGTCCTCCAAAACATAGGTAAAACAGAAACCACTGGTATAGAATTCAACATAGGTGCAATAGTGCTTGACAAACCAAATGGCCTGAATTGGGATATCAATTTTAACATCTCTACCTATAATGAAAAAATAGTTGACATAGGGCTTTATGACGAAAATGGCAATCCAAAAGACGATGTAGGAAATAAATGGTTCATAGGCCAGCCTATAAAAGTCCATTATGATTACCAAAAAGCGGGCATCTGGCAATTGGGTGAAGAAACACTGGCCAATGAGATGGAAAACAAAGTGCCAGGTGAAATAAAAAGAGCCGACCTTAGCGGACCAGATGGAGTTCCTGATGGTGAAATCACCTCTGACGACAGAGTAATTCTTGGAACAGATATCCCCGATTATTTAGGAGGAATCACCAACAACTTCTCCTACAAAGGCTTTGACTTGAGCGTATTCTTCTACTTTAGAATGGGGCAAATGATCAACTCTAATTTCCATAGAGGCTTTAACTCACTATTTGCCCGCTACAACAACCTAGACGTAGACTACTGGACAGTCGATAACCCAACCAATGCATACCCAAGACCAAACGAAAACCAAGAAAGCCCACGTGACAGCGACACCATGAGGTATTTTGATGGAAGTTTTGTAAAACTAAGGAACATCACTATGGGCTATAACTTCCCTACATCCTTTGCCAACAAGCTCAAAATGTCCAGTTTGAGAGTTTATGCCTCTGCCCAAAACCCTTGGTTCTGGTCGAATTATGAAACCTACGATCCTGAGATTAATGACAATGATGACAACAACAATATCAATGACATTTCTTCGGACAATGTGCCTACCAGCAGGTTGATCTTACTTGGACTGAACGTAAAATTCTAA
- a CDS encoding molybdenum cofactor biosynthesis protein MoaE, with translation MIYISDKPLDISAALTATASESAGAIDIFVGTVRNKTKGRPVVRLEFEAYDKMAESEMNKLAEEIKQKWPVEKISIIHRKGALEVGETAVIIAVSTPHRAASFKACRYAIDQLKERVPIWKKEIFEDGEMWVSAHA, from the coding sequence ATGATATACATTTCAGATAAACCTCTCGATATTAGCGCTGCCCTTACTGCTACGGCTTCAGAAAGCGCAGGTGCTATAGATATATTTGTGGGCACTGTCCGAAACAAAACCAAAGGACGCCCAGTAGTAAGACTAGAATTTGAAGCATACGACAAGATGGCCGAAAGCGAAATGAATAAGCTCGCCGAGGAAATAAAGCAAAAATGGCCGGTGGAAAAAATAAGTATTATCCATCGAAAAGGTGCGTTAGAAGTTGGAGAAACTGCAGTGATCATCGCTGTTTCTACCCCACATCGAGCAGCATCTTTCAAAGCTTGCCGCTATGCCATAGACCAACTGAAGGAACGCGTTCCCATCTGGAAAAAAGAAATATTTGAAGACGGAGAAATGTGGGTTTCTGCCCATGCATAA
- the cmk gene encoding (d)CMP kinase, with product MNNLIIAIDGHAGCGKSTTAKSVAKKLGYTFIDTGAMYRATTLWFMENNIDLSDEKAVATALTKIKLRFEFNAEKGFAEMILNGENVENQIRSMEVSNKVSEVSALRTVRTFLVEQQQEMGKKGGIVMDGRDIGTVVFPNADLKVFMTASIETRARRRQLELASKGKDVDLQSIIDNLGQRDEIDSSRKESPLKKAEDAIEIDTSDMTIKGQIEKVIALAKTKGA from the coding sequence ATGAATAATTTGATTATAGCCATAGATGGCCATGCGGGATGTGGAAAAAGTACTACTGCGAAGTCTGTCGCAAAAAAATTGGGCTATACCTTCATAGATACTGGGGCTATGTACAGGGCTACTACGCTTTGGTTCATGGAAAACAACATCGATCTTTCTGACGAAAAAGCGGTAGCTACGGCGCTTACCAAAATCAAGCTCCGGTTTGAGTTCAATGCAGAAAAAGGGTTTGCCGAAATGATCTTGAACGGGGAAAATGTAGAAAACCAGATCAGAAGCATGGAAGTGAGTAATAAGGTCAGCGAGGTGAGCGCCTTGAGAACAGTAAGAACGTTTTTGGTAGAACAACAGCAAGAGATGGGAAAAAAGGGGGGAATAGTGATGGATGGCAGAGATATTGGCACGGTGGTGTTTCCAAATGCCGACCTGAAAGTATTCATGACCGCAAGTATAGAAACAAGGGCAAGAAGAAGGCAACTCGAATTGGCTTCCAAAGGCAAAGATGTGGATTTGCAAAGTATTATCGACAACTTAGGGCAAAGAGACGAAATAGATTCTTCTAGAAAAGAAAGCCCTCTAAAAAAAGCCGAAGATGCTATAGAAATAGACACATCGGACATGACAATAAAAGGCCAAATAGAAAAAGTGATTGCGCTAGCAAAAACAAAAGGCGCTTAG
- a CDS encoding 4-hydroxy-3-methylbut-2-enyl diphosphate reductase, with product MEVRIDEKSGYCFGVEYAIQMAESEMENSGKLYCLGDIVHNSMEVNRLHAKGLRIIDREELKNLTNCRVLIRAHGEPPETYRTAIENNIQLIDASCPVVLKLQNRVKHAHDKMLEVNGQMVIYGKNGHAEVIGLNGQTQNTAVIITGMDDLDKLDFTRPISLFSQTTKSTKGFYEIKAEIERRIAAKNPKGKLIEFDANDSICRQVSNREPQMVKFSQERDVIIFVSGKKSSNGKALYNVCLMNNARSYFIENESEIDPSWFKPTDKVGISGATSTPMWLMENVANYIKNLDLELVS from the coding sequence ATGGAAGTCAGAATAGACGAGAAATCGGGGTATTGCTTTGGAGTAGAATATGCCATTCAAATGGCAGAAAGTGAAATGGAGAATTCGGGCAAATTATATTGCCTAGGAGATATCGTTCACAACAGCATGGAAGTAAATAGGCTGCATGCCAAAGGGCTGCGCATAATTGACCGTGAAGAACTAAAAAATCTTACCAATTGCCGAGTGCTCATAAGGGCACATGGCGAGCCGCCAGAAACATACAGAACGGCTATAGAAAATAATATTCAGCTTATTGATGCATCTTGTCCCGTGGTACTCAAACTACAAAATAGGGTAAAGCATGCTCATGATAAAATGCTAGAAGTAAATGGGCAAATGGTGATCTATGGTAAAAATGGACACGCTGAAGTGATAGGGCTGAACGGACAGACTCAAAACACGGCAGTGATCATTACTGGAATGGATGATTTGGACAAATTGGACTTTACACGCCCGATCTCGCTTTTTAGCCAAACTACTAAAAGCACAAAAGGCTTTTATGAAATAAAGGCGGAGATTGAACGAAGAATTGCCGCTAAAAACCCTAAAGGAAAATTAATAGAGTTTGATGCCAATGACAGCATTTGCCGCCAAGTATCTAACCGCGAACCTCAAATGGTAAAATTCTCGCAGGAAAGGGATGTGATTATTTTTGTAAGTGGCAAAAAGAGTTCGAATGGAAAGGCATTATACAATGTATGCCTTATGAACAATGCTAGAAGTTATTTCATAGAAAACGAGAGTGAAATAGACCCAAGTTGGTTCAAACCCACTGATAAAGTTGGTATTTCAGGAGCTACCTCTACCCCAATGTGGCTTATGGAAAACGTAGCTAACTATATAAAAAATTTGGATTTGGAGCTTGTAAGCTAG
- a CDS encoding MoaD/ThiS family protein produces the protein MKITILCFGITRDIIGKFEVTMELKSGANVQDLLNTLETNYPKLQGLNSLKVAANSEYIPHSYEINPNDEIALIPPVSGG, from the coding sequence ATGAAAATCACGATACTCTGCTTCGGCATCACGAGGGATATAATAGGGAAGTTTGAAGTAACAATGGAGCTTAAAAGTGGAGCTAATGTTCAAGATTTACTAAATACGCTGGAAACTAACTACCCTAAACTTCAAGGACTCAATAGCTTAAAAGTTGCAGCCAATAGCGAATACATCCCCCATTCATATGAAATTAATCCAAACGACGAGATAGCATTGATCCCACCAGTGAGTGGTGGATAA
- a CDS encoding ATP-binding protein, producing the protein MDATFENLLNKWYTLTYFGVRDDMPYSLQKRTLLCNKLGMLALSLAIFSLPLLVFKLHSMYTATVITFTAVYLGLIPYLNKKRQVNFTRLSFSTFAPIMLLGYTLIKKIRHPYEIGVIDYFAPRALIFLTILLPLVLLDFKNIRQMTLGLGANILCLIFYDYWHTMFGVGYENMPFFTEGYFMINVIYVFAVLAIIGSFYFYQRTNDHFESENQKLFEAVKMKNRALREEQVKLTKTYEELKSSDDELRKNSEELQAINDNLTQYRDELKVSLLRERESREKLENINLELKHAQAQLIQSEKMASLGQLTAGVAHEINNPINFVYAGVSTLKTSIENFMQIINKYEKIDETIYNGKLVEVIEDIKLTKEHLSYDELKDDINLILGDISQGAIRTAEIVRGLRNFSRLDEEHLKMASINECLESTLVILKSQFKDHVHVVKEYEKELPEVNCYPGQLNQVFMNILNNAGQALHSEGTITIKTVNLNEYIQISIKDTGHGIPEDLKNKIFEPFYTTKDVGEGTGLGLSISYGIIEKHNGRIEVKSKMGEGSEFIIYISKNL; encoded by the coding sequence GTGGATGCAACATTTGAAAACTTACTAAATAAGTGGTACACCCTCACCTACTTTGGCGTGCGGGACGACATGCCCTATTCATTGCAGAAGCGTACATTGCTTTGTAATAAACTAGGGATGTTGGCACTTTCCTTGGCTATTTTTAGCCTGCCACTATTGGTTTTCAAGTTGCACAGTATGTATACCGCAACGGTAATTACGTTTACGGCAGTTTACCTGGGGCTCATCCCTTACCTCAATAAGAAAAGGCAAGTTAATTTCACAAGGCTTTCGTTTAGCACTTTTGCACCTATCATGCTGTTGGGCTATACGCTCATAAAAAAAATCAGGCATCCTTACGAAATAGGAGTAATCGATTACTTTGCTCCTAGAGCGTTAATTTTCTTGACTATTCTGCTCCCATTGGTACTCCTCGATTTTAAGAACATACGCCAAATGACCCTTGGCTTGGGAGCAAATATCCTTTGCCTTATTTTTTATGATTACTGGCATACGATGTTTGGTGTGGGTTATGAAAACATGCCTTTCTTTACAGAAGGCTACTTCATGATCAATGTAATCTACGTTTTTGCCGTATTGGCCATCATTGGCTCATTCTATTTTTACCAACGAACCAACGATCACTTTGAAAGTGAAAACCAAAAGCTCTTTGAGGCTGTGAAAATGAAAAACAGGGCACTTCGGGAAGAACAGGTAAAACTCACTAAAACATACGAAGAGCTAAAATCTTCGGATGATGAACTAAGAAAAAACTCCGAAGAACTACAAGCCATAAACGACAATCTTACCCAATATAGAGATGAGCTAAAAGTCAGTTTGCTCAGAGAAAGAGAGAGTAGGGAAAAACTTGAAAATATCAACCTCGAACTCAAACACGCACAAGCACAGCTTATCCAATCGGAAAAAATGGCTTCTTTAGGTCAGTTAACAGCAGGTGTGGCCCATGAAATAAACAACCCGATCAACTTTGTATACGCTGGCGTGAGTACACTCAAAACTTCCATTGAAAACTTCATGCAGATCATCAATAAGTACGAAAAAATTGATGAGACCATCTATAATGGAAAGCTGGTAGAAGTGATAGAAGATATCAAGCTTACCAAAGAACATCTTTCATATGATGAACTGAAAGACGATATCAACCTGATTTTAGGCGATATTAGCCAAGGAGCTATCCGTACGGCAGAAATTGTCCGTGGTCTTCGTAACTTCTCAAGGCTAGACGAAGAGCACCTTAAAATGGCAAGCATAAACGAATGCCTTGAATCTACTTTGGTTATTCTGAAAAGCCAGTTCAAGGACCATGTTCATGTTGTAAAAGAATATGAAAAAGAGCTTCCCGAGGTAAACTGCTACCCTGGCCAGCTCAACCAAGTATTCATGAACATACTCAACAATGCGGGGCAGGCACTTCACTCAGAAGGTACCATTACCATTAAGACGGTAAACCTGAATGAATACATTCAAATAAGCATAAAAGATACGGGGCACGGAATTCCCGAAGATCTCAAAAACAAGATTTTCGAACCTTTTTATACCACCAAAGATGTGGGTGAAGGAACCGGACTTGGACTCTCTATCAGTTATGGGATCATAGAAAAGCACAATGGTAGGATTGAAGTAAAAAGTAAAATGGGCGAAGGCTCCGAGTTTATAATCTATATTTCAAAAAACCTTTAG
- a CDS encoding cob(I)yrinic acid a,c-diamide adenosyltransferase, translated as MKIYTKTGDKGTTSLLGGKRVSKAHARIDAYGTVDELNSYVGLVRDQKSNEGRKELLVQIQERLFTLGSSLAADPEKDKLFVPDIYESDIETLETAMDEMDSQLPPMKNFVLPGGHQSVSFCHLARVVCRRAERLCIKLSESEEVDDKVVRYLNRLSDFFFVLGRKMSVELNAEEIPWKPREKKN; from the coding sequence ATGAAAATCTATACCAAAACTGGCGATAAAGGAACTACATCCCTACTGGGAGGAAAAAGAGTATCAAAAGCTCATGCACGAATTGATGCCTACGGCACGGTGGACGAGCTCAACAGCTATGTCGGACTAGTGAGAGACCAAAAGAGCAATGAGGGAAGAAAAGAGCTGTTAGTCCAAATCCAAGAGCGCTTATTCACATTAGGCTCTTCCCTTGCCGCTGATCCTGAAAAAGACAAGCTTTTTGTGCCTGATATTTACGAAAGTGATATTGAAACTCTTGAAACTGCAATGGATGAAATGGACTCTCAACTTCCCCCCATGAAAAACTTCGTATTGCCAGGCGGACACCAATCTGTTTCATTTTGCCATTTGGCTAGGGTCGTTTGCCGCAGGGCTGAAAGGCTTTGCATCAAGCTTTCGGAGTCGGAAGAAGTGGATGACAAGGTGGTTAGATACCTCAACAGGTTATCCGATTTTTTCTTCGTTTTGGGAAGGAAAATGAGCGTTGAATTGAATGCAGAAGAGATTCCATGGAAGCCTCGCGAAAAGAAGAACTAG
- the cobC gene encoding alpha-ribazole phosphatase, which translates to MEIYLVRHTTPDVERGILYGQTDLGLSEIGKKEVGEVCSKLPEELMNADLYSSPLARCKILAENIEAKLGIKNGITYDDRLKELSFGDWEMRKWAEIKSEESKSWVDDFVDKSAPNGESFQVLSERVMAAFNSIAANPENSNPKIIVAHAGVIRCIIANLLGVKLKNVFQLYMKYGSISKVEVGKDFKRLMFFNF; encoded by the coding sequence ATGGAAATTTATTTGGTAAGGCATACTACTCCCGATGTGGAGAGAGGTATTTTGTATGGGCAAACTGACCTTGGACTTTCGGAAATTGGAAAAAAAGAAGTGGGCGAGGTATGTTCAAAACTTCCCGAAGAACTAATGAATGCCGACCTCTATTCCAGCCCACTAGCTCGTTGTAAAATTTTGGCTGAAAACATAGAGGCTAAACTCGGTATTAAAAATGGTATCACGTACGATGATAGGCTTAAAGAATTAAGCTTTGGCGACTGGGAAATGCGAAAATGGGCAGAGATAAAAAGTGAGGAAAGTAAGAGCTGGGTAGATGATTTTGTTGACAAATCAGCTCCCAATGGCGAATCCTTTCAAGTTTTAAGTGAACGGGTGATGGCTGCTTTTAACAGCATAGCGGCTAATCCTGAAAATTCGAACCCCAAAATCATTGTAGCCCACGCAGGTGTGATCAGGTGTATTATCGCCAATTTACTTGGGGTAAAACTTAAAAATGTATTCCAGCTTTACATGAAATATGGAAGTATTTCCAAAGTAGAAGTGGGCAAAGACTTCAAAAGGTTGATGTTCTTTAATTTCTAA
- a CDS encoding RagB/SusD family nutrient uptake outer membrane protein: protein MKTKIFFPILLIIAFFGQSCNEFLEEELVSDVSSGTYYTTPAGLEDAVKAAYAEMKPFFGVERGFTMTAFGTDIHTNGADGSHKAINFYDGGLNPRQSQIRDTWNDFYRGVNQCNAVINRSEAIDMDPALKEQRIAEVRFLRGFYYFILTRTFGDIHLSLEETEGVEIIANKTPASEIYAQAIIPDLEFAISKLPDEQSDYGRATKPAAEFLLGQALLTRSYTSFAAGDDATKAATLFGNVINNYGFALLDDFNELWNIDNEENAEIIFTVQNSKGQVDEGLDGNGNRGHLYFLMEYDKLPGMTRDIENGRPWKRFRPTEFTLTLWDRDVDSRYDNSYKHVWYANSEGNIPNWTQEEADAGHVEASKVGQPKFTVGDTAVFIPGPQRDAEWDADAQAKARYMVITNDEYTQKLYPTLKKFLDNTRPNRQHTQGQRDFILMRLADAYLLRAEAYLKAGDVTKAAADINVVRERAAWDGKEADMMIAPADVTLDFILDERARELAGEGQRWWDLTRTKKLVERVRLHNPDARDNIQEYHMVRPIPQDQIDRTQNEDGPYGQNPGYEQ, encoded by the coding sequence ATGAAAACAAAAATATTTTTCCCTATACTTTTGATTATTGCTTTTTTTGGTCAATCATGTAACGAATTCCTTGAAGAGGAACTGGTCTCCGATGTTTCTTCTGGAACATATTATACTACCCCAGCAGGGCTTGAAGATGCTGTAAAAGCAGCATATGCTGAAATGAAGCCTTTCTTTGGCGTAGAAAGAGGGTTTACTATGACGGCATTTGGTACAGACATCCATACTAATGGAGCTGATGGCAGCCACAAAGCCATTAACTTTTATGATGGCGGCTTAAACCCGAGGCAAAGCCAGATTAGAGACACTTGGAACGACTTCTACAGAGGGGTAAACCAATGTAACGCGGTAATCAACCGTTCTGAAGCCATTGATATGGATCCAGCACTGAAAGAGCAGCGTATCGCCGAAGTTAGATTTCTGAGAGGGTTTTATTACTTTATCCTTACCCGAACCTTTGGCGATATCCATCTATCTTTGGAAGAAACCGAAGGAGTAGAGATAATTGCCAACAAAACCCCCGCAAGCGAAATATACGCACAAGCCATTATTCCGGACTTGGAGTTTGCCATCAGCAAATTACCCGATGAACAAAGTGATTATGGCAGAGCAACTAAACCAGCGGCCGAGTTCTTATTGGGCCAAGCTCTTCTTACCAGAAGCTATACAAGTTTTGCCGCAGGCGATGATGCTACTAAAGCGGCTACACTGTTTGGCAATGTGATTAACAACTATGGCTTTGCCCTTCTCGATGATTTCAATGAACTATGGAACATAGACAATGAGGAAAACGCTGAAATCATTTTCACAGTACAGAACTCTAAAGGACAAGTAGATGAAGGACTAGATGGAAATGGAAACAGAGGCCACCTTTATTTCCTTATGGAATACGACAAACTTCCTGGCATGACCCGCGATATAGAAAACGGCAGGCCATGGAAAAGATTCAGACCAACCGAGTTTACCCTAACTTTATGGGACAGAGACGTGGACAGCCGCTACGACAATAGCTACAAGCACGTTTGGTATGCAAATAGCGAGGGAAATATCCCTAATTGGACACAAGAAGAAGCCGATGCTGGACATGTAGAGGCAAGCAAGGTTGGGCAACCTAAATTCACCGTGGGAGACACAGCCGTATTTATCCCTGGTCCCCAGAGAGATGCCGAATGGGATGCAGACGCCCAAGCAAAGGCTCGCTACATGGTTATCACCAACGATGAATATACCCAAAAGCTTTACCCCACACTCAAGAAATTCTTAGACAATACCCGCCCCAACAGGCAACATACCCAAGGCCAGCGTGACTTTATCTTGATGCGCCTTGCAGATGCTTATTTGCTGAGAGCGGAAGCTTACTTGAAAGCTGGCGATGTTACAAAAGCTGCAGCTGACATAAATGTGGTAAGAGAAAGGGCTGCTTGGGATGGAAAAGAGGCTGATATGATGATCGCCCCTGCTGATGTTACGCTCGATTTCATATTGGACGAAAGAGCGAGAGAACTTGCAGGCGAAGGTCAGCGCTGGTGGGACTTGACTAGGACTAAAAAACTGGTAGAAAGAGTTCGCCTCCACAACCCAGATGCAAGGGATAACATCCAAGAATACCATATGGTACGTCCTATCCCCCAAGATCAAATTGATAGAACTCAAAATGAAGATGGTCCTTACGGGCAAAACCCAGGTTACGAACAGTAA